Proteins from a genomic interval of Bacteroidota bacterium:
- a CDS encoding glycosyltransferase family 4 protein, giving the protein MDDALMTMKKTKILFLIGSFAFGGKERQLHVIMEHLSREKYEVYLLFKSHDNTFFNTIKDKLNGYKNLDQAHFNFKSVVKTYKYIQEVKPDIVFSFAYTASHIALICKFFSSLNFRLFNGAIRNAPDRLNLKEKIESLLYRLYRNVVANSYAGLKSFRQLGKRGRHVLYNGCYTSETETISRYKAQESIGFAKNSFHVIMVASLRRDNPKDPITFLKAAQEVQPLEKDIQFHLVGGGEMLEELKNYVQTNHIHNVEFLGYRSDIPDIVQAAHLSVLTSRTEGVSNSILESMSFGIPVIATSGGGTPEVIVPNENGFILPFQDYKGVAALVIQLKNNPSQLHVIGEKAKQTVMDKFSIRATIQRFEEIIHSTE; this is encoded by the coding sequence ATGGATGACGCGTTGATGACAATGAAAAAGACAAAGATTTTATTTCTTATCGGTAGTTTTGCCTTTGGAGGAAAGGAGCGTCAGTTGCACGTTATCATGGAACATCTTTCGCGAGAGAAATACGAGGTCTATTTGTTGTTCAAATCGCATGACAACACCTTCTTTAACACGATAAAAGACAAATTGAACGGCTATAAAAATTTAGATCAGGCACATTTTAATTTTAAGTCTGTGGTGAAGACCTATAAATATATTCAGGAAGTTAAGCCGGATATTGTTTTCAGTTTTGCATACACCGCATCTCACATCGCGCTGATTTGTAAGTTTTTCAGTAGCCTTAATTTTAGACTTTTCAATGGTGCTATCCGAAATGCTCCTGACCGTTTAAATCTCAAAGAGAAGATCGAATCTTTATTATACAGACTTTATAGAAATGTTGTCGCCAACTCTTATGCAGGATTAAAGTCATTCCGACAATTGGGGAAAAGGGGGCGGCATGTGTTATACAATGGTTGTTATACTTCAGAAACAGAAACTATTTCTAGATATAAAGCACAGGAGTCAATAGGCTTTGCAAAGAATAGTTTCCATGTGATCATGGTAGCTTCTCTACGACGAGATAATCCTAAAGATCCGATAACCTTTCTGAAAGCTGCACAAGAAGTGCAACCACTTGAAAAAGACATTCAGTTCCACCTGGTTGGAGGTGGGGAAATGTTGGAGGAACTCAAAAATTATGTTCAAACTAATCATATACATAATGTAGAATTCCTAGGCTACCGATCAGATATTCCGGACATTGTTCAGGCTGCTCATCTTTCCGTACTCACATCAAGAACAGAAGGCGTATCCAATTCTATTTTGGAATCTATGTCCTTTGGTATACCCGTCATTGCCACCAGCGGCGGTGGCACCCCGGAGGTGATTGTGCCAAACGAAAATGGATTTATTCTTCCCTTTCAAGATTATAAGGGTGTCGCGGCATTGGTCATTCAATTAAAAAACAATCCCAGTCAATTGCACGTGATTGGGGAAAAAGCAAAGCAGACTGTAATGGACAAATTTTCTATTCGGGCTACGATTCAGCGGTTTGAAGAAATCATTCATTCAACCGAATAA
- a CDS encoding D-sedoheptulose 7-phosphate isomerase: MMQHQEKIKAIVSASVEVKNKILADNILLNRIEEVSKLISTAFKSGNRLYLCGNGGSAADAQHLAAEFTGRFYSDREPLPAEAFHVNTSFLTAVANDYSYDEVYQRAVKAHVRKGDVLIGISTSGNSKNILLAQEEAKKRGAVVISFTGETGGKMKDFCDYLFNVPSKDTPRIQESHILIGHIICQLVEETLFA, from the coding sequence ATGATGCAACATCAAGAAAAAATTAAAGCCATCGTTTCAGCTTCGGTAGAAGTCAAGAACAAGATACTTGCTGATAATATCTTGTTAAATCGAATCGAAGAAGTATCTAAACTAATTTCTACCGCATTCAAAAGCGGCAACCGACTGTATCTGTGCGGCAATGGAGGCAGTGCTGCCGATGCGCAGCATCTTGCTGCTGAATTTACGGGCCGTTTTTATTCTGATCGCGAACCGCTTCCTGCCGAAGCCTTTCACGTCAACACTTCTTTTCTTACAGCTGTAGCAAATGATTATTCGTACGATGAAGTTTATCAGCGCGCAGTGAAAGCGCATGTGCGAAAGGGCGATGTGTTAATCGGAATATCCACTTCAGGCAATTCAAAGAATATTTTGTTAGCGCAAGAAGAAGCAAAAAAACGAGGAGCAGTAGTTATTTCATTCACCGGCGAGACCGGAGGAAAGATGAAAGATTTCTGTGACTATCTTTTCAATGTACCAAGCAAAGACACCCCTCGCATCCAGGAAAGCCATATCCTTATCGGTCATATCATTTGTCAGTTGGTGGAAGAGACGCTATTTGCATAG
- a CDS encoding glycosyltransferase, which produces MKIVILGSAHPLRGGLAAYNERLAREFIKQGHSVQIYTFSLQYPSFLFPGTSQYSDAPPPDDLYIHVKVNSINPFNWISVGKEIAKLNADLLLIKFWLPFMAPCLGTISRIVKKNKKTKVVAILDNIIPHEKRIGDVALAKYFVNSVDGFVAMSESVLQDLKQFDNEKPKVLSPHPLFDNFGEAINKAEAYERLGLEINTEYILFFGFIRDYKGLDLLLHAMNDERVRSLNMKLIIAGEFYANAKHYLDLIAELNLADKLVLKTQFIPDDEVKNYFCAADLVVQPYKHATQSGVTQICYHFDRPMLVTNVGGLPEIVPNKKVGYVVAPEPQAIADAIVDFYQNHREFVMRDHIKEEKKKYSWAMMLNKILDVAKANSSHS; this is translated from the coding sequence ATGAAAATAGTCATTCTCGGAAGCGCGCATCCGCTTCGCGGGGGATTGGCTGCCTATAATGAAAGATTGGCTCGGGAGTTTATCAAGCAGGGGCATAGCGTTCAGATTTACACATTCAGCTTACAGTATCCGTCCTTTCTTTTTCCCGGCACATCACAATACAGCGATGCCCCGCCGCCCGATGATTTATATATTCATGTCAAGGTAAACTCTATCAATCCTTTTAACTGGATAAGCGTAGGGAAAGAAATAGCAAAACTGAATGCCGACTTGTTGCTTATAAAGTTCTGGTTGCCCTTTATGGCTCCTTGTTTGGGAACCATTTCTAGAATCGTAAAGAAAAACAAGAAAACAAAAGTAGTGGCCATTCTCGATAATATTATTCCACACGAAAAACGAATCGGGGATGTGGCGCTGGCAAAGTATTTTGTAAACTCTGTGGATGGCTTTGTAGCCATGAGCGAATCGGTTTTGCAGGATTTGAAACAATTCGACAATGAAAAGCCGAAGGTTTTATCTCCGCATCCTTTGTTTGACAATTTCGGCGAAGCCATAAACAAAGCAGAAGCTTATGAACGATTGGGGCTGGAAATAAACACTGAATACATTCTCTTCTTCGGATTCATCCGTGATTATAAGGGTTTGGATTTGTTGTTACATGCTATGAATGATGAGCGGGTTCGTTCATTAAACATGAAGCTGATTATTGCAGGCGAATTTTATGCCAACGCAAAACATTACCTCGATTTAATCGCTGAGTTAAACCTGGCAGACAAGCTGGTTTTGAAAACACAATTCATTCCCGATGATGAGGTGAAAAACTATTTCTGCGCGGCAGACTTAGTCGTACAGCCTTATAAGCATGCTACACAGAGCGGTGTTACCCAAATCTGCTATCATTTCGATCGTCCGATGTTGGTTACAAATGTCGGCGGACTTCCCGAAATAGTGCCAAACAAAAAGGTAGGCTATGTGGTAGCCCCGGAACCTCAGGCTATTGCAGATGCCATCGTTGATTTCTATCAGAATCATCGTGAATTCGTGATGCGCGATCACATCAAAGAAGAAAAGAAAAAGTATTCATGGGCCATGATGCTGAATAAAATTTTGGATGTAGCAAAGGCCAATTCTTCTCATTCATAA